From a single Rutidosis leptorrhynchoides isolate AG116_Rl617_1_P2 chromosome 5, CSIRO_AGI_Rlap_v1, whole genome shotgun sequence genomic region:
- the LOC139850381 gene encoding uncharacterized protein At5g65660-like, giving the protein MEVVMKLVESPPYYEPPQHHAQSRPTLGFPLGTALLLIIIFSLSGFFSCCYHWDKLRHLRGSYVDHNADESSPTKPNVKLAEIKEVKKESLPVIMAGDRIAKFMALPCPREPPREHKINLQEELETPQKSPHIIVHMN; this is encoded by the exons ATGGAAGTTGTCATGAAGTTAGTCGAGTCACCTCCTTACTACGAACCACCACAACACCATGCCCAATCTCGCCCGACGTTAGGCTTCCCTCTCGGCACCGCGTTACTCCTAATCATAATTTTTAGCCTAAGTGGTTTTTTCTCTTGTTGTTACCATTGGGACAAGCTACGGCATCTTCGTGGTTCGTATGTTGATCATAATGCTGACGAGTCCTCTCCTACTAAACCAAATGTTAAACTCGCG GAAATTAAAGAAGTAAAGAAAGAGAGCTTGCCAGTGATAATGGCGGGAGATCGAATTGCAAAGTTTATGGCATTGCCATGTCCTCGCGAACCGCCAAGAGAGCACAAGATCAACCTACAAGAAGAACTTGAAACGCCACAAAAATCGCCCCATATAATTGTTCACATGAATTAG